In Thermostichus vulcanus str. 'Rupite', the sequence CGGGCTGTAGCCCACTGTTCCTGCAAACTCATGTTGTCCAATCCCTTACGTTCGTTCTGAATGTTGTCCCGAATGTTGTTCTGAATGTGGGTGCATAGTTCGGGCAAACCCAATGCCCCAGCCCGATGAACTAGATCATTGAAAACAAGATGACTGTATCAACTGGATTGGCGTGATGGAGGAAAACAAGGCAGAAGCCCAAACGGACCCCTGCCTGATTCCACGAGAGCCTCTACCATGCAGTTGCACCGGATCCTCAATCCAAAATCCACGAATGTTCATGACATCGAGGAGTGATGAATCGATACAACCTCATCAAAAAGAACCTCTAGCTTAGGCGGCAGGGGCAGCCGCAGTTGCCGTCAGACCCACAGCCTCAGCGTATTTCAGATAGGTTTCCACAGAAGCCACGACAACACGGGCTTCAATCGCCAATAGCTCGATACCCACCAAAGAAACCCGCACCCAGGCATCGACAACGATACCCTTATCCAAGATGCGATCAATCACCTCAGCCAAGCTCGAGGAAGAGTTTACTTTCTCAACTGCCATGACAACTACTCCTGCATTAATGATGCTAGTTCAGAGAGACAAACAAATGGGCGGCAAAAGCGTTCAGAAAGGATCCAAAACCAAATCCATTCCCGGCGAGGCGACGAACCGCACTTCCCATCGCCCTAAACCTCATTTTGATACCTTTCCTCCGCAAGAACACCCGTAGATCTGCTTAAAAAAGAAAGCGAACTCAAGCAATTTGTCACTTTTTGTGAAGACCCATCCGCACAGCCATAATATTTCTTCATAGGGAAAAACCCGTGAAATCTTCTTTTGCACTCCAGCAGTAGGGGTGGGGAGTCTATTGGCAGGGATCCCTTATACTGAGAACCATCATGTTTATCCAACTGTGACCTATCGCCCGCCTGTGGAGCTGCTGTGGCTGATTTGAATACTGGGATCCCAAGCGTGCGCCGATTGCAAAAGGGGATCAAAGACCGGGAAACCTTTGAAATTAAGCTCAACACTGGGGATGTCTTTGTGGGCCAGTTACGCTGGCAGGATCCTGATTGCATCTGTTTGGCAGATTCCGGCGGGCAAGAGTCGCTGCTGTGGCGCTCCGCCATTGCTTTTATCAAGGTTAAATCTCATCCGTAGAATCCTGTCAGTCCTTGCCGCCAACCCTGCGTCCCTTTACAAAAATTCAAAGGGATCCCTCCGCTCTATCCTATGGGCATTTGACTCTAGGAAAAAGTACCGGAGGAGAAGGGTATGATCTAAGGAGTGTTAAAAAATGTACTCTCTCCTTGCACGATCATGACGGTTACCCCTATCGAGTTGCGCCTTCAGCCTGCCGCCCAGCGGCACAATCACTATAGCCGCGAAGACTTTTATCGGTTTGACCGCCAACAGGGATCCCTGCTGGACTGGACGGGGGGCCGTAATGTTTTGGTGAGCGAAGATTTTATCCTCGGTTTGCAGCAGGGCCTCGAAGAAGAAGTGGGAGACGCCTCCGCTTCTTTGATGTACACCATTGGTCAAGAGTGGGGCCGCAATGATGCTGCTCATTTTTCTCGGTGGTACGAAGAGGAATACCAGCGCAAAACCAAGCAGAGTAATCTGATGTTTCTGCTGGAAACCTGGTGGTGGCCCTTGACTGCTCAGGGATGGGGACGTTGGGAAGTGGATACCGAAAACCGGCGACAGGGGTTCATATTCATCAGCCTGTTTGACTCGGCTGTCGCACGCACCCTTGGGGATGTGGGGAAGCCCGTTTGTCATCTCTACGCCGGGCTGTTTGCCGGTTTTTTCAGCGCCATGGTGGAGCGGCAACTGAATTGTATTGAGATCCAGTGCTATTCCATGGGGGAAAGCTACTGTAAGTTTTTGCTCGGCAGTAAGGAGCGCATTGATGCGGCTGCCTTTTGGCTCAACGAGGGGGCCAGTGCCAACGAAATCACCCAAAAGTTGCGTTCGGGCGAGGGAGTGGCCAAGGCATGACCCTAGAAATTCCTCTAGAAGAATCCGTGCAAGGTTTTTTTGCCCGTTTGAATTGGGATAACCGCCCTCTTCAGGTGCGCTCGGTGCCCATGCCTTTCCTACTGGTGCGGGAGCAATTTGGCTCGATCCCATGGGCCGGGGATCCCTTAGATTTGGCGGCGCGTTCCTTGGGATCCCTAGCGGCAGTACCGGAACCGGAACCGGAAGAAGATCAAATCACCCTAGCAGACCTGTTCAGCATGTTTTGACCCCTGCAGCACCTACTGACTATCGGGAGAAGCGAGAATGGCTAGCGCATTTGAACAGATGCTCATCGAAGCGGAAGCCCGCTACCTGAAGCCCGAGGAATTGAGCCAATTGAAATCCCATATTCTCGGTTGGCCGAAGCGGCAGCACGTCTACCGGATCCTGCGGGAACAGGAGAGCCCAATGGTGAGCCGCACTTTGAATGCCCTCAAGCAGGAAATGCCCAGCCTTTCGGGACAGGTATTAGATCTCTGTCAGCGACATCTGCTGTTGTTGTTGCGCCACAGCGCCATGGCCATGTTGCTTCAGGATGAAGAGCTCTTGAAGGAACGGCTGATTGAGTGGATGGAAGAAGAGGTGCGACTGTACGGGCTACAGAGCGTCTACGAAATTGCCTACCGGATCTTTCAGCAGGAACTGAAAGATCACCTCGCTCCGGGCGAGTTGGAGTTCATTCGCCCCTTCATTACTCAGGTTCAGGTGGCTTTGCTGTTTTAAGGT encodes:
- the gvpA gene encoding gas vesicle structural protein GvpA codes for the protein MAVEKVNSSSSLAEVIDRILDKGIVVDAWVRVSLVGIELLAIEARVVVASVETYLKYAEAVGLTATAAAPAA
- a CDS encoding Hfq-related RNA-binding protein is translated as MADLNTGIPSVRRLQKGIKDRETFEIKLNTGDVFVGQLRWQDPDCICLADSGGQESLLWRSAIAFIKVKSHP
- a CDS encoding V4R domain-containing protein; this translates as MTVTPIELRLQPAAQRHNHYSREDFYRFDRQQGSLLDWTGGRNVLVSEDFILGLQQGLEEEVGDASASLMYTIGQEWGRNDAAHFSRWYEEEYQRKTKQSNLMFLLETWWWPLTAQGWGRWEVDTENRRQGFIFISLFDSAVARTLGDVGKPVCHLYAGLFAGFFSAMVERQLNCIEIQCYSMGESYCKFLLGSKERIDAAAFWLNEGASANEITQKLRSGEGVAKA